In Chromobacterium rhizoryzae, one genomic interval encodes:
- the putA gene encoding trifunctional transcriptional regulator/proline dehydrogenase/L-glutamate gamma-semialdehyde dehydrogenase — MQFDAFAHGQSALRDAITSAYRRDERECVQALLPQAAMSDGEVTAVQDLARRLVAEVRRERTKSSGVDALMHEFSLDSAEGIALMCLAEALLRIPDRETADKLIRDKISRGDWKAHLGNSASLFVNAAAWGLLVTGKLVASHSANGLSAAMTRLIAKGGEPLIRKGVDMAMRMLGKQFVTGETIEEALANGREREARGYRFSYDMLGEAAMTEADAQRYLQDYVTAIHAIGKASAGRGIYEGPGISVKLSAIHPRYSRIKHERMMAELLPRLKGLFLLAKQYDIGLNIDAEEADRLEISMDLVEALANDPDLDGFEGIGIVVQAYQKRCPYVIDFLIDLARRSKHRFMVRLVKGAYWDAEIKRAQVDGLPGYPVYTRKVYTDVAYLACAKKLLSAQDAIYPQFATHNAYSLAAVFNLASGKDYEFQCLHGMGETLYDQVVGKDKLGKACRIYAPVGSHETLLAYLVRRLLENGANSSFVNRIVDEAVSIDELVADPVAEAARHGGQPHKKIPAPLELYGQQRKNSKGLDLSSEHVLATLQLGLQASEKQPWGAFPMLGDGDVTDGEVQQVRNPADRDDLVGRVIEASAADVNRALELAQQGAADWAATPVAERAACLQRMADLMEDQMPALMGLAVREAGKTLANAIAEVREAVDFCRYYAAQIEDEFDNASHRPLGPVVCISPWNFPLAIFIGEVAASLAAGNAVLAKPAEQTSLIAAHAVRLLHEAGVPRAALQLLPGRGEVVGAALTADPRVQGVIFTGSTEVAQIINRTLAKRGGDPVLVAETGGQNAMIVDSSALPEQVVTDVLSSAFDSAGQRCSALRVLYLQNDIADKVIAMIKGAMDELKVGDPAKLDIDVGPVIDAEAQAGLLAHIEKMKASARATHQVKLGEDCAKGTFVAPTLFEIADLKQLKREVFGPVLHVLRFEANELDKVVAEINATGYGLTHGIHSRIDETIDNIVAQIKVGNVYVNRNIVGAVVGVQPFGGEGKSGTGPKAGGPFYLYRLSRAAWEPKLAAETLPLSLPALDALAAAAGGLGLALEPAIAAARKDSALACLVNLPGPTGERNSLQFAPRGKVGCQAGNAQALAEQLAAAFATGNRAVLPANEAGRGLAAKLGALVELDADVLAADVGAVLFSGSEAEAEAAQRTLAARDGALVPLLRADAQGHYNLHRLVVERALSVNTTAAGGNASLMSIGD, encoded by the coding sequence ATGCAATTCGACGCATTTGCCCATGGCCAGTCGGCGCTGCGGGACGCCATTACCTCTGCCTATCGTCGCGATGAGCGCGAGTGCGTGCAGGCGCTGTTGCCGCAGGCTGCGATGAGCGACGGCGAAGTCACGGCGGTTCAGGACCTGGCGCGGCGCCTGGTGGCGGAGGTGCGCCGCGAGCGCACCAAGTCCAGCGGGGTGGATGCCTTGATGCATGAGTTTTCTCTGGACAGCGCCGAGGGCATCGCCTTGATGTGTCTGGCCGAAGCGCTGCTGCGCATTCCGGACCGCGAAACCGCGGACAAGCTGATCCGCGACAAGATTTCGCGCGGCGACTGGAAGGCCCACCTGGGCAATAGCGCTTCCTTGTTCGTCAACGCCGCGGCCTGGGGCTTGCTGGTCACCGGCAAGCTGGTGGCTTCGCACAGCGCGAATGGCTTGTCGGCGGCGATGACCCGTTTGATCGCCAAAGGCGGCGAGCCGCTGATCCGCAAAGGCGTGGACATGGCGATGCGCATGCTGGGCAAGCAGTTCGTCACCGGCGAGACCATTGAGGAAGCGCTGGCCAACGGCCGCGAACGCGAGGCGCGCGGCTATCGCTTCAGCTACGACATGCTGGGCGAGGCGGCGATGACCGAGGCCGACGCGCAGCGCTATCTGCAAGACTATGTGACCGCCATTCACGCCATCGGCAAAGCGTCCGCCGGCCGCGGCATTTACGAAGGCCCGGGCATTTCGGTGAAGCTGTCGGCCATCCATCCGCGCTACAGCCGCATCAAGCACGAACGGATGATGGCCGAGCTGCTGCCGCGCCTGAAAGGCTTGTTCCTGCTGGCCAAACAGTACGATATCGGCCTGAACATCGACGCCGAAGAAGCGGACCGCCTGGAAATCTCCATGGATCTGGTGGAGGCGCTGGCCAACGATCCGGATCTGGACGGCTTCGAGGGCATAGGCATTGTGGTGCAGGCTTACCAGAAGCGCTGTCCCTATGTGATCGATTTCCTGATCGATCTGGCGCGTCGCAGCAAGCACCGCTTCATGGTGCGCCTGGTCAAGGGCGCTTATTGGGACGCGGAGATCAAGCGCGCCCAGGTGGACGGCTTGCCGGGTTATCCGGTTTACACCCGCAAGGTTTACACCGATGTGGCTTATCTCGCCTGCGCCAAGAAGCTGTTGTCCGCGCAGGACGCGATCTATCCGCAGTTCGCCACCCACAACGCCTACAGCCTGGCCGCGGTGTTCAATCTGGCCTCCGGCAAGGATTACGAATTCCAGTGCCTGCACGGCATGGGCGAGACCCTGTACGACCAGGTGGTGGGCAAGGACAAGCTGGGCAAGGCTTGCCGCATCTACGCGCCGGTGGGTTCGCACGAGACCCTGCTGGCTTATCTGGTGCGCCGTCTGCTGGAAAACGGCGCCAACAGCTCCTTCGTCAACCGCATCGTGGACGAGGCGGTGTCCATAGACGAACTGGTGGCGGATCCGGTGGCCGAGGCCGCGCGCCATGGCGGCCAGCCGCACAAGAAGATTCCGGCGCCGCTGGAGCTGTACGGCCAGCAGCGCAAAAACTCCAAGGGTCTAGACCTGTCCAGCGAGCATGTGCTGGCCACGCTGCAACTGGGCCTGCAAGCGTCCGAGAAACAGCCGTGGGGCGCTTTCCCGATGTTGGGCGACGGCGACGTCACCGACGGCGAAGTGCAGCAGGTGCGCAATCCGGCGGATCGCGACGATCTGGTGGGCCGCGTGATCGAGGCGAGCGCGGCGGACGTGAACCGCGCGCTGGAGCTGGCGCAGCAAGGCGCCGCCGATTGGGCCGCCACGCCGGTGGCCGAACGCGCCGCCTGCCTGCAACGGATGGCCGACCTGATGGAAGACCAGATGCCGGCGCTGATGGGCCTGGCGGTGCGCGAGGCCGGCAAGACGCTGGCCAACGCGATCGCCGAGGTGCGCGAGGCGGTGGACTTCTGCCGCTACTACGCGGCGCAGATCGAAGACGAATTCGACAACGCCAGCCATCGCCCATTGGGCCCGGTGGTGTGCATCAGCCCGTGGAACTTCCCGCTGGCCATCTTCATCGGCGAGGTGGCGGCCTCGCTGGCGGCCGGCAACGCGGTGCTGGCCAAGCCGGCGGAGCAGACCAGCCTGATCGCCGCGCACGCGGTGCGCTTGTTGCACGAGGCCGGCGTGCCGCGCGCGGCGCTGCAATTGCTGCCGGGCCGCGGCGAAGTGGTGGGCGCGGCGCTGACCGCGGACCCGCGCGTCCAGGGCGTGATCTTCACCGGCTCCACCGAGGTGGCGCAAATCATCAACCGCACGCTGGCCAAGCGCGGCGGCGACCCGGTGCTGGTGGCAGAAACCGGCGGCCAGAACGCGATGATCGTGGACAGTTCGGCGCTGCCGGAGCAGGTGGTCACCGATGTGCTCAGCTCGGCCTTCGACTCCGCCGGCCAGCGCTGCTCCGCGTTGCGTGTGCTCTATCTGCAAAACGACATCGCCGACAAGGTCATCGCCATGATCAAGGGCGCGATGGATGAATTGAAAGTGGGTGACCCGGCCAAGCTGGACATCGACGTCGGCCCGGTGATCGACGCCGAAGCTCAGGCCGGCCTGCTGGCCCATATCGAGAAGATGAAGGCGAGCGCGCGCGCCACTCATCAGGTCAAACTGGGCGAGGACTGCGCCAAGGGCACCTTCGTGGCGCCCACCTTGTTTGAGATCGCCGATCTCAAGCAGTTGAAGCGCGAAGTCTTCGGTCCGGTGCTTCATGTGCTGCGTTTCGAGGCCAATGAGCTGGACAAGGTGGTGGCCGAGATCAACGCCACCGGCTACGGTCTGACTCACGGCATCCATAGCCGCATCGACGAGACCATCGACAACATCGTCGCTCAGATCAAGGTCGGCAACGTCTACGTCAACCGCAACATCGTCGGCGCGGTGGTGGGCGTGCAGCCCTTCGGCGGCGAGGGCAAGTCCGGCACCGGCCCCAAGGCCGGCGGCCCCTTCTATCTGTACCGGCTGAGCCGCGCGGCCTGGGAGCCGAAACTGGCGGCGGAGACCCTGCCGCTGTCCCTGCCGGCGCTGGACGCCTTGGCGGCCGCCGCCGGCGGCCTGGGCCTGGCCTTGGAGCCGGCCATCGCCGCGGCGCGCAAGGACAGCGCGCTGGCCTGCCTGGTGAACTTGCCGGGTCCCACCGGCGAGCGGAACTCGCTGCAGTTCGCGCCGCGCGGCAAGGTGGGCTGCCAGGCGGGCAATGCGCAAGCGCTGGCGGAGCAACTGGCGGCGGCCTTCGCCACCGGCAACCGCGCGGTGTTGCCGGCCAATGAGGCGGGCCGAGGCCTGGCCGCCAAGCTGGGCGCCCTGGTGGAGCTGGACGCCGATGTGTTGGCGGCGGATGTCGGCGCCGTGCTGTTCTCCGGCTCCGAAGCCGAGGCCGAAGCCGCCCAGCGTACGCTGGCCGCGCGCGACGGCGCCTTGGTGCCGCTGCTGCGCGCCGACGCGCAAGGCCATTACAATCTGCACCGCCTGGTGGTGGAACGCGCGCTCAGCGTGAATACTACCGCGGCGGGCGGCAACGCCAGCCTGATGAGCATAGGCGATTAA
- a CDS encoding DsrE/DsrF/TusD sulfur relay family protein produces MQTVLITLNASPYGDERALSALRLTLTLAQQAERCRVQLFLLSDAVVAALKNQKTAQAPTLGEMLTEALELGVTARVCRTCADARGIDESLLLPGVKIGTMPELAEWTLSADKTLSF; encoded by the coding sequence ATGCAAACCGTGCTGATCACCCTGAACGCCAGCCCCTACGGGGACGAACGCGCGCTCTCCGCGCTGCGCCTGACCCTGACGCTGGCTCAACAGGCCGAGCGCTGCCGGGTGCAGCTGTTCCTGCTGTCCGACGCCGTTGTCGCCGCATTGAAAAATCAGAAGACCGCGCAAGCGCCGACCCTGGGCGAGATGCTGACCGAAGCGTTGGAATTGGGCGTGACGGCGCGCGTCTGCCGCACTTGCGCCGACGCGCGGGGAATCGATGAAAGCCTGCTGTTGCCGGGCGTCAAGATCGGCACCATGCCGGAGCTGGCCGAATGGACGCTGAGCGCGGACAAAACGCTCAGCTTTTGA